From a region of the Arvicanthis niloticus isolate mArvNil1 chromosome 6, mArvNil1.pat.X, whole genome shotgun sequence genome:
- the Fads6 gene encoding fatty acid desaturase 6, with the protein MEPARSAPPGDGAAEALLRELERQVQDVVRASSWWERHGVDCAILALSLLALPAGFLCLRFHNILAFATGITILGVCHYTLTVKGSHLATHSALTESKRWSKILMIFFLEVCTAFPAEFAKFNHVNMHHGYTNVLGLGDSSTWKMPILNRYVYMFLGPLLVPVLTPLVALEHLRKEELRTALRALGFICLGLYSQYWLFMNVSGFKNPSSALVCMLLARSLLAHPYLHVNIFQHIGLPMFSPEKKPRRIHMMTLGVLNLPRQPVLDWAFGHSLISCHVEHHLFPWLSDHMCLKVKPLVSKFLHDKQLPYNEDSYLARFQLFLDRYEEFMVHVPPITELVGVQ; encoded by the exons ATGGAACCGGCTCGCAGTGCGCCTCCCGGGGACGGCGCTGCTGAGGCGCTACTGAGAGAGCTGGAGCGTCAGGTGCAGGATGTGGTGCGGGCGAGCTCGTGGTGGGAGCGCCACGGTGTGGACTGCGCCATCCTCGCTCTCAGCCTGCTCGCCTTGCCGGCCG GGTTCCTGTGCCTACGCTTCCATAATATCCTGGCCTTTGCCACTGGCATCACAATCTTGGGTGTGTGCCATTACACACTCACGGTCAAGGGCAGCCACCTTGCTACTCACAGTGCCCTCACAGAGTCCAAACGCTGGAGCAAGAtcttgatgattttctttttGGAG gTGTGCACAGCCTTTCCTGCAGAATTCGCTAAGTTCAACCACGTCAACATGCACCACGGTTACACCAACGTGCTGGGTCTGGGAGACTCGAGCACATGGAAGATGCCGATCCTCAACCGCTACGTCTACATGTTCCTTGGGCCACTTTTGGTCCCCGTCCTAACGCCACTGGTAGCTCTTG AGCATCTGAGGAAGGAGGAGCTAAGGACGGCACTGCGGGCTTTGGGCTTCATTTGCTTGGGCCTTTACTCTCAGTACTGGCTGTTCATGAATGTATCCGGCTTCAAGAACCCCAGTTCAGCACTGGTCTGCATGCTGCTCGCCAGATCCCTGCTGGCCCACCCCTATCTCCATGTCAATATCTTCCAG CACATTGGATTGCCGATGTTCTCCCCGGAAAAGAAGCCCAGGCGGATTCACATGATGACCCTGGGTGTTCTGAACCTGCCACGGCAGCCGGTGCTGGACTGGGCATTTGGCCACTCCCTCATCAGCTGCCATGTGGAGCACCACCTCTTCCCTTGGCTCTCTGACCACATGTGTTTGAAG GTGAAGCCCTTGGTATCGAAGTTTCTCCATGACAAGCAGCTGCCCTATAATGAAGACTCGTACCTGGCTCGGTTCCAGCTGTTCCTAGATCGCTATGAGGAGTTCATGGTGCATGTCCCGCCCATCACTGAGCTGGTGGGAGTGCAATGA